A genomic window from Methanovulcanius yangii includes:
- a CDS encoding EFR1 family ferrodoxin (N-terminal region resembles flavodoxins. C-terminal ferrodoxin region binds two 4Fe-4S clusters.), translating into MRPTKTIIYYFTGTGNSLAAARQIATLLGNCELVPIAPLMNTPGTIIPGADRVGIVCPVYDCGVPVIVAEFAGRLDVSAARYLFAVVTMGGTGISALHQLDGIFRDRQGRGLDAAFAVAMPGNFTPLHRIAPDAKNDEILKKADIRVGEVAGAIARGDTVRPGFSPLSAVMKALTYGPFVRNVHGQDAAFTVSDACTACGTCAKVCPVENITLENDRPVWHHRCEFCCACLHFCPTEAIQFGVLFGTKDRGRYRHPALTIAAMEAQQGKGSDDTPGGVV; encoded by the coding sequence ATGAGACCCACGAAGACCATCATCTATTACTTCACCGGCACCGGCAACTCACTTGCCGCGGCCCGGCAGATCGCAACCCTCCTCGGGAACTGCGAGCTCGTACCCATCGCGCCGCTGATGAACACGCCGGGAACAATCATCCCCGGCGCCGACCGGGTCGGGATCGTCTGCCCGGTCTATGACTGCGGGGTGCCGGTCATCGTCGCAGAATTTGCCGGGCGCCTCGACGTCTCGGCGGCACGATACCTCTTTGCGGTGGTGACGATGGGGGGCACCGGCATCTCCGCACTGCACCAGCTCGACGGCATATTCAGGGACCGGCAGGGCAGAGGGCTCGACGCAGCGTTTGCGGTCGCCATGCCGGGGAACTTTACGCCCCTCCACCGGATTGCGCCGGACGCGAAGAACGATGAGATTTTGAAAAAGGCGGATATCCGGGTCGGCGAGGTAGCGGGAGCGATCGCCCGCGGCGACACCGTCCGACCCGGATTTTCCCCCCTCTCTGCGGTGATGAAGGCGCTCACCTACGGGCCGTTTGTCCGCAACGTCCACGGGCAGGATGCGGCGTTTACCGTCTCGGACGCCTGCACCGCATGCGGCACCTGCGCAAAGGTCTGCCCCGTGGAAAATATCACCCTCGAAAACGACCGCCCGGTCTGGCACCACCGCTGCGAGTTCTGCTGCGCCTGCCTGCACTTCTGCCCCACTGAAGCGATACAGTTCGGCGTGCTCTTCGGGACGAAGGACCGGGGGCGCTACCGGCACCCGGCTCTGACGATTGCCGCGATGGAGGCGCAACAGGGAAAGGGAAGCGACGACACCCCCGGCGGCGTTGTGTAA
- a CDS encoding class I SAM-dependent methyltransferase yields MVPDQTHGKPRTPHGVHPPSRSGELDNRLRRVVYRPDRLAGRYIKPGDRVFDFGCGPGFFTREFAKAVGDGGEVIAADLQEEMLGLLRSKLEPEGLMPRIRTHRCQPDTIGLSPDFAGTIDAAFALFVVHEVPDPARLFREIATLLVEDGIFFYSEPPVLVPEREFSDTLALAEEAGFLLEERTWYFLNRAAVLRKV; encoded by the coding sequence ATGGTTCCCGATCAAACGCATGGGAAACCCCGCACACCGCATGGCGTCCACCCGCCCTCCCGGTCGGGAGAGCTCGACAACCGACTCCGCCGGGTGGTCTACCGTCCCGACCGGCTCGCCGGGCGGTACATCAAACCGGGGGATCGCGTATTCGATTTCGGTTGCGGCCCGGGATTCTTTACCCGCGAGTTTGCAAAAGCGGTCGGCGACGGCGGAGAGGTGATAGCCGCCGACCTGCAGGAGGAGATGCTCGGGCTGCTGCGAAGCAAACTGGAGCCGGAGGGCCTCATGCCGCGTATCAGAACGCACCGCTGCCAGCCCGATACGATCGGACTTTCCCCGGACTTTGCCGGGACGATCGACGCGGCCTTTGCCCTCTTCGTTGTCCATGAAGTGCCTGACCCTGCACGATTGTTCCGGGAGATAGCAACGCTGCTGGTGGAGGATGGCATATTCTTCTACTCCGAACCGCCGGTCCTCGTCCCGGAGAGGGAGTTTTCCGATACCCTTGCGCTGGCGGAAGAGGCCGGGTTCCTCCTCGAGGAGCGGACGTGGTATTTCCTGAACCGTGCGGCGGTGCTGAGAAAGGTGTGA
- a CDS encoding PGF-pre-PGF domain-containing protein, which yields MTKRYGLRVAAAILLLAAVLLVLPAAAGTTPPAGPLLLSFDSPNSSGTYAPGDVLEINATYDEALAPGSTIDILLNNSVPLTLDRLASQVGPRHKGSIVNGEGGALLDNAQGVFVAGDYAYVASYVNGALEIVDISDPARPVHKGNLSLGFGPKSVYVSGNYAYVANYNQYSLQIVDITNPAVPMLVSFFGFPSNPWDVFVAGNNAYVGISVGGMDGKLWIVNITNPINPTTTGIFEDPVWLPSPVDVFVAGDYAYVASKDYHALKIIDVTDPAHPIRAGSITNGEGGALLENPEGVFVSGTYAYVASTGSDSLAIIDISTPAAPVHVASITSPDMDGARSVFVDGNYAYVAGYLSDALTIIDVSTPASPVQVASISNQGMDGAFSVFVDGGFAYVPCYMSDALEIISTRSSTLSGTYTVGPGEETPLLTVGSITAHDAESLDGTRTNTSTALPATNLADTVALSIEGPVTAAFTAAPITGTAPLTVAFTDASGGTPDCWNWSFGDGVWFNTTDAGAANPTHTYTDPGTYTVNLTVVGGINNNDTLSRAGYITVSAPPTPTPVRSGTGGGANTDVGIGLATDLKRNDTASFAMDKGAVYRVECAAGTTIDKVMVTVRKASSLPSSVNGTGTDVYEFEQVTLYYAGEADLSARTIFFRVPQAWLASNGYDSGDIVLMHYNEETGTWDELPTEYTGEDGNYYLYRAETPSFSWFAIGVTQGAADVAGDVADTDAVTTVEEAAVPPSSPASTPTANAMTTPVATVSPDAAEPAGPTATQSPSSMPVLAALAVGPIGAGAIIRMRKDR from the coding sequence ATGACGAAACGATACGGGCTCCGCGTTGCCGCCGCCATTCTTCTGCTGGCGGCAGTTCTCCTCGTCCTCCCGGCGGCAGCGGGAACGACCCCTCCGGCAGGCCCGCTCCTCCTCTCCTTCGATTCCCCGAACAGCTCCGGCACCTACGCACCCGGTGACGTCCTCGAAATAAATGCTACCTACGACGAAGCGCTTGCCCCCGGCAGCACAATCGACATCCTCCTCAACAACAGCGTACCCCTTACGCTGGACCGCCTCGCATCACAGGTCGGCCCCCGGCACAAGGGGAGCATCGTGAACGGGGAGGGGGGGGCGCTCCTCGACAATGCCCAGGGCGTCTTCGTCGCCGGGGACTACGCGTATGTGGCAAGTTACGTCAACGGTGCACTGGAGATCGTTGACATCTCCGATCCGGCACGCCCGGTTCACAAAGGAAACCTCTCGTTGGGCTTTGGTCCAAAATCCGTGTACGTTTCCGGGAATTATGCATACGTGGCAAATTACAACCAGTATTCATTACAGATCGTCGATATCACCAACCCGGCTGTACCCATGCTTGTAAGCTTCTTTGGCTTCCCCTCCAATCCCTGGGACGTCTTTGTTGCAGGAAACAATGCGTACGTGGGAATAAGTGTGGGGGGAATGGATGGAAAGTTGTGGATCGTGAATATCACCAACCCGATAAATCCCACGACTACGGGGATATTCGAAGACCCGGTCTGGCTCCCTTCGCCTGTGGACGTCTTTGTTGCCGGTGACTATGCCTACGTGGCAAGTAAGGATTATCATGCCCTGAAGATCATCGACGTCACCGACCCTGCGCACCCAATCCGGGCGGGGAGCATCACGAATGGCGAAGGAGGGGCGCTCCTGGAGAATCCTGAGGGTGTCTTCGTTTCCGGCACCTATGCGTACGTGGCAAGCACCGGCAGCGATTCGCTGGCAATCATCGACATATCAACCCCGGCGGCACCCGTCCATGTCGCGTCGATCACCTCCCCCGACATGGACGGCGCCCGGTCCGTCTTCGTTGACGGCAACTACGCCTACGTGGCAGGGTATCTCAGCGACGCCCTGACCATCATCGACGTCTCCACTCCTGCATCCCCCGTGCAGGTCGCCTCCATCAGCAACCAAGGAATGGACGGGGCGTTCTCGGTCTTTGTCGACGGAGGGTTTGCCTATGTCCCATGTTACATGTCCGATGCACTCGAGATCATCAGCACACGCTCATCCACCCTGTCGGGTACGTATACGGTCGGCCCCGGCGAGGAGACCCCGCTCCTTACCGTCGGTTCCATCACCGCCCACGATGCCGAAAGCCTCGACGGGACGAGGACGAACACCTCGACGGCGCTGCCCGCAACGAACCTCGCGGACACGGTGGCGCTTTCGATCGAGGGTCCGGTCACCGCGGCCTTCACCGCCGCCCCGATCACCGGCACCGCCCCCCTCACCGTCGCCTTCACCGACGCATCAGGCGGTACGCCGGACTGCTGGAACTGGTCGTTCGGCGACGGGGTGTGGTTCAACACGACCGATGCCGGAGCGGCAAACCCCACCCACACCTACACCGACCCCGGCACCTACACGGTGAACCTGACCGTCGTGGGAGGAATTAATAATAATGATACGCTCTCGCGTGCCGGGTATATCACGGTCTCGGCCCCGCCGACACCGACTCCTGTACGGAGCGGCACCGGGGGCGGGGCCAACACCGATGTCGGCATCGGCCTTGCAACGGACCTGAAGAGAAATGACACCGCCTCCTTTGCGATGGACAAGGGAGCGGTCTACCGGGTCGAATGTGCCGCGGGGACGACCATCGACAAGGTGATGGTGACGGTCAGGAAGGCGTCCTCCCTGCCGTCCTCTGTCAATGGAACCGGCACCGATGTCTACGAATTCGAGCAGGTCACGCTCTACTACGCGGGTGAAGCCGACCTCTCGGCACGGACGATCTTCTTCCGGGTCCCGCAGGCATGGCTCGCCTCGAACGGCTACGACAGCGGGGACATCGTCCTGATGCACTACAATGAAGAGACCGGCACGTGGGACGAACTTCCGACCGAATACACAGGTGAGGACGGCAATTATTACCTCTATCGTGCGGAAACGCCGTCCTTCTCGTGGTTTGCCATCGGGGTGACGCAGGGTGCGGCGGATGTGGCTGGTGATGTTGCCGATACCGATGCGGTCACCACTGTTGAAGAGGCGGCAGTTCCACCTTCGTCCCCCGCAAGTACTCCCACTGCAAATGCGATGACGACACCTGTTGCGACCGTGTCGCCGGATGCAGCGGAACCCGCCGGACCCACGGCGACCCAGTCGCCGTCGTCCATGCCGGTTCTGGCCGCTCTCGCAGTGGGACCCATCGGTGCAGGGGCAATCATCAGGATGAGAAAGGATAGATAA